One stretch of Candidatus Tumulicola sp. DNA includes these proteins:
- a CDS encoding FHA domain-containing protein: MVRYHMEEPQSGVPHVSKKVKTESKATPRPPNAAQPPAAGLPPARSELNARLCGRCFARNSSGETYCKVCGEPLPDQPANLEGAVTRRSASPTVRATLTIHVDYGDGAEYEIPLDKDVALVGRASVSDNVSPDIDLAPFDLGNYVSRRHAFIVRRHGSFLIEDLDSANGTALNGAQRLVPHTPTALKNGDKITFGNTKVAFTTESVPPTGS; encoded by the coding sequence ATGGTACGATACCATATGGAAGAACCGCAATCTGGGGTTCCGCACGTGAGCAAGAAAGTGAAGACGGAGAGCAAGGCGACCCCGAGGCCCCCAAACGCGGCCCAGCCTCCGGCGGCCGGACTTCCGCCTGCCCGCAGCGAGCTGAACGCCCGCCTTTGCGGGCGTTGTTTTGCTCGTAACAGCTCGGGCGAGACCTACTGCAAGGTCTGCGGCGAACCGCTGCCTGACCAGCCGGCCAACCTCGAGGGTGCGGTCACGCGGCGGTCCGCGTCTCCAACCGTGCGAGCGACGCTCACCATCCACGTCGACTATGGCGATGGGGCCGAGTACGAGATCCCGCTCGACAAAGATGTGGCGCTCGTCGGCAGAGCCTCCGTGTCGGACAACGTCAGCCCGGACATCGACCTGGCCCCATTCGATCTTGGCAATTACGTATCGAGGCGCCACGCCTTCATCGTGCGCCGCCACGGAAGTTTCCTTATCGAAGACTTGGACAGCGCGAACGGCACGGCGCTCAACGGCGCTCAACGCCTCGTGCCGCACACCCCGACCGCGCTCAAAAACGGCGACAAGATCACCTTCGGCAACACCAAGGTGGCGTTCACAACGGAGAGTGTCCCGCCGACCGGGTCGTGA
- the rplJ gene encoding 50S ribosomal protein L10 produces the protein MPTEKKEASIKAMREKLAGSKDLFFTDFRGLTVGELKTLRNALRKDSTSYSVIKNTLFGIAIGEERRAQLKTILEGPTAVAFVGADPVAAAKALVKFAADSKKLQVKAAFVDGQFLSAEDVQALSKIRGRHELLTALVVSLHSPLHGLVNVLHGSHRKLVYVLHAIHQKKSEAETPAATETPAA, from the coding sequence ATGCCGACTGAGAAGAAAGAAGCGAGCATCAAGGCGATGCGCGAGAAGCTCGCCGGATCGAAAGACCTGTTCTTCACCGATTTCCGGGGCCTGACGGTCGGCGAGCTCAAGACGCTTCGCAACGCGCTGCGCAAAGATTCCACGAGTTACTCGGTGATCAAGAACACGCTGTTCGGCATCGCGATCGGCGAGGAGCGGCGCGCGCAGCTCAAGACCATCCTGGAGGGACCGACCGCCGTCGCCTTCGTCGGTGCCGACCCTGTGGCTGCCGCAAAAGCGCTGGTGAAGTTCGCCGCCGACTCAAAGAAACTACAGGTCAAAGCTGCTTTCGTCGACGGGCAGTTTCTCAGCGCTGAGGATGTCCAAGCCCTCTCGAAGATCCGCGGGCGGCATGAGCTGTTGACGGCGCTCGTCGTCAGCCTGCATTCTCCGCTGCACGGGCTGGTCAACGTGCTGCACGGCAGCCACCGCAAGCTCGTGTACGTGCTCCATGCGATTCATCAGAAGAAGTCCGAAGCCGAAACCCCCGCCGCAACCGAAACCCCCGCCGCCTAG
- a CDS encoding FliA/WhiG family RNA polymerase sigma factor, protein MISRMRSQGRYSIAGQSLSREEIIHKFLPLVKYVAGKISVSLPAHVDINDLINEGILGLIDAIGKYDDSRGVKFETYATTRVSGAILDALRAMDWVPRAVRQKARELERVFTDLEHKLGHAPADHEVARAMGITRDEYHALLMKIRGSSILSLEEFLPNDKGHDVALLDTLRDSGPEVTFSVESAELKMSLAGAVEALPPQERTVISLYYFEGLTLKDIKSVLNVSESRVSQIHAQAVIRLRAKLKAIHVDLGYREGDPSVRQKYVRKKPQIEPQQAANQ, encoded by the coding sequence GTGATCTCAAGGATGCGCTCCCAGGGTCGCTACTCGATCGCCGGTCAGAGCCTCTCGCGCGAAGAGATCATCCACAAATTCCTCCCGCTCGTGAAGTACGTCGCCGGCAAGATCTCGGTCAGTCTTCCCGCACACGTCGATATCAACGATCTCATCAACGAGGGCATCCTCGGACTCATCGATGCGATCGGCAAATACGACGACTCGCGCGGCGTCAAGTTCGAGACCTACGCGACGACACGGGTCAGCGGCGCCATCTTAGACGCGCTGCGCGCGATGGACTGGGTGCCGCGTGCGGTGCGCCAGAAGGCTCGCGAACTCGAACGCGTTTTCACCGACCTCGAACATAAGCTTGGCCACGCCCCGGCGGATCATGAAGTCGCGCGGGCGATGGGCATCACGCGCGACGAGTACCACGCGCTTTTGATGAAGATCCGCGGCAGCTCGATCCTCTCGCTCGAAGAATTCTTGCCCAACGATAAGGGTCACGACGTCGCGCTCCTCGATACACTGCGCGACAGCGGCCCGGAGGTGACCTTCAGCGTTGAATCCGCCGAGCTCAAGATGTCGCTGGCGGGCGCCGTCGAGGCGCTCCCGCCGCAAGAGCGGACGGTCATCTCGCTGTACTATTTCGAAGGCCTGACGCTCAAGGACATCAAGAGCGTCTTGAACGTTTCGGAGTCACGCGTCTCGCAGATCCACGCGCAGGCCGTCATCCGGCTGCGCGCCAAGCTGAAAGCCATCCACGTGGACCTCGGCTACCGCGAGGGCGACCCCTCCGTGCGTCAGAAGTACGTGCGCAAGAAACCGCAAATAGAACCGCAGCAGGCAGCCAACCAATAA
- a CDS encoding ABC transporter permease, with protein MARFIAQRALRFVAVLVTITVVSFAFLHLIPGNPIQILLGEHATGADIARLTHELKLDRPWYEQLGAYLWQVAHGNLGKSLEDNIPVAQKLAQYFPATIELGLAAMLVAVFVGIPAGIVAALNHRKFIDTALNIFVLLGVSVPVFWLGWMMLYIFAYEPSKAGLDLLPLTGRLSIRYAIPVHTHLMTIDALLAGNWGAFADALRHLVLPALTLGTIPLAIVAKMTRAGMIEVLQTDYIRTARAKGLGTFAVVVHHGLRNALIPIVTVIGLQTGLLLGGAVLTEHIFAWPGVGRLAFEAISNRDNPLINGSILLFATTFVIVNLIVDILYAILNPRIRYA; from the coding sequence GTGGCCCGATTCATCGCCCAGCGCGCGCTCCGTTTCGTCGCAGTGCTCGTCACGATCACCGTCGTGTCGTTTGCGTTTTTGCATCTCATCCCGGGCAATCCGATACAGATCCTGCTCGGCGAACACGCGACCGGCGCTGACATCGCGCGCCTGACCCACGAATTGAAGCTCGACCGGCCATGGTACGAACAGCTCGGCGCGTACCTATGGCAAGTCGCGCACGGCAATCTCGGCAAGTCGCTTGAGGACAATATCCCGGTCGCGCAAAAATTGGCGCAGTATTTTCCCGCTACGATCGAACTCGGACTCGCCGCCATGCTGGTCGCGGTGTTTGTGGGCATCCCGGCCGGCATTGTTGCGGCGCTCAACCACCGGAAATTCATCGATACGGCGCTCAACATCTTCGTCTTGCTCGGCGTGTCGGTGCCCGTGTTCTGGCTCGGCTGGATGATGCTCTACATTTTTGCTTACGAGCCGAGCAAGGCGGGTCTGGACCTGTTGCCGCTCACCGGTCGCCTCTCCATCCGCTACGCGATTCCGGTGCACACGCACCTGATGACGATTGATGCGCTGCTTGCGGGCAACTGGGGCGCCTTTGCGGACGCGTTGCGCCATCTCGTGCTGCCGGCGCTCACGCTGGGCACGATACCGCTTGCCATCGTGGCGAAGATGACGCGCGCCGGCATGATCGAGGTGCTGCAGACCGACTACATCCGGACCGCCAGAGCTAAGGGTCTTGGGACCTTCGCCGTGGTCGTGCACCACGGGCTCCGCAATGCGCTGATCCCGATCGTGACGGTGATCGGCCTGCAAACGGGCCTGCTGCTTGGCGGCGCGGTCCTGACGGAACACATCTTCGCGTGGCCGGGTGTGGGCAGGCTCGCCTTTGAGGCGATCAGCAACCGCGATAACCCGCTCATCAACGGCTCGATCCTTCTCTTCGCCACCACGTTCGTGATCGTTAATCTCATCGTGGACATTCTCTATGCGATTCTTAATCCGCGGATACGATACGCATGA
- the recA gene encoding recombinase RecA: MNKEKPVSEKDKALENALAQIERQFGKGSIMKLGEAAANMQIEVLSTGSIALDLALGVGGLPRGRVVEIYGPESSGKTTLTLHCIAEAQKAGGVAAFIDVEHALDPAYARNLGVDLDNLLVSQPDTGEQALDIAEMLVRSNAVDIVVVDSVAALVPKAEIEGDMGDSHMGLQARLMSQALRKLTAAISKSRTTMVFINQIREKIGVMFGNPETTTGGRALKFYSSVRLDIRKLESIKIGTDVVGSRTRVKVVKNKVAPPFKVAEFDITYGKGISRTGSLIDVGLEQNIIGKTGSWYTYGDQRIGQGRENAKAYLEEHPETAAELEAKIRALVTKSIAPVDNSPTRFAAVNE; the protein is encoded by the coding sequence TTGAATAAGGAGAAACCGGTGTCCGAAAAAGACAAAGCCCTGGAAAATGCGCTCGCGCAGATCGAGCGCCAGTTCGGCAAGGGCTCCATCATGAAACTGGGCGAGGCCGCCGCCAACATGCAGATCGAGGTGCTTTCCACCGGATCGATCGCGTTGGACCTGGCGCTCGGCGTCGGCGGCTTGCCGCGCGGCCGGGTGGTCGAGATCTACGGGCCCGAATCCTCGGGCAAGACCACGCTGACGCTGCACTGCATCGCGGAGGCGCAAAAGGCCGGCGGCGTGGCGGCGTTCATCGACGTCGAGCACGCATTGGATCCCGCCTACGCGCGCAACCTCGGCGTCGACCTCGACAACCTGCTCGTGTCGCAGCCGGACACCGGCGAGCAGGCGCTCGACATCGCGGAGATGTTGGTGCGCTCCAACGCCGTGGACATCGTCGTGGTGGATTCGGTCGCTGCGCTCGTGCCCAAAGCTGAGATCGAAGGCGACATGGGCGATTCGCACATGGGCCTGCAAGCGCGCCTGATGTCGCAAGCGCTGCGCAAACTCACCGCCGCGATCTCCAAGTCGCGCACCACGATGGTGTTCATCAACCAGATCCGCGAGAAGATCGGCGTGATGTTCGGCAATCCGGAGACGACCACCGGCGGCCGGGCTTTGAAGTTCTATTCCTCCGTGCGGCTGGACATCCGCAAGCTGGAGAGCATCAAGATCGGCACGGATGTCGTCGGTTCGCGCACGCGCGTGAAGGTCGTCAAGAACAAAGTCGCGCCGCCGTTCAAGGTGGCGGAGTTCGACATCACCTACGGCAAGGGGATCAGCCGCACGGGTTCGCTCATCGACGTCGGGCTCGAGCAGAACATCATCGGCAAGACCGGGTCGTGGTACACGTACGGAGATCAGCGCATCGGCCAAGGCCGCGAGAACGCCAAGGCATACCTCGAAGAGCATCCGGAGACTGCGGCCGAGCTCGAGGCGAAGATCCGGGCGCTGGTGACCAAGAGCATCGCCCCCGTCGACAACAGCCCCACCCGATTCGCCGCAGTCAACGAATAA
- a CDS encoding helix-turn-helix domain-containing protein: MTSGEVARELNMTDAAIRRWAREGLVDAVKTPGGQYRFRREALHKMLESTRTNGVPTAGRRS; this comes from the coding sequence ATGACCTCCGGTGAAGTTGCGCGTGAGCTGAACATGACCGACGCGGCTATCCGGCGCTGGGCACGCGAAGGCTTGGTCGACGCCGTCAAGACCCCGGGCGGGCAGTATCGTTTCCGCCGTGAAGCGCTCCACAAAATGCTCGAAAGCACGCGCACTAACGGCGTGCCCACCGCGGGTAGACGCTCGTGA
- a CDS encoding sodium-translocating pyrophosphatase codes for MTQAIAYNLSIGFALVCGVIAILYGIVLIMWVLRKPEGSDRMKEIAAAIQEGAIAYMRRQYSTIAVVAVVLAVLIWLAFHAWQPAVGFLIGAVLSGATGFIGMSIAVRANVRTAEAAKAGLASAFAVAFRGGAITGLLVVGLGLIAVAGYFAIMHQVYGADLRGALNAMIGLGFGCSLISVFARLGGGIYTKGADVGADLVGKLEAGIPEDDPRNPAVIADNVGDNVGDCAGMAADLFETYCVTTIAAMLLGALVFGSRPDLALTAVLFPLAIGGISILTSIVGTWFVRIRGKSIMAAMYTGLGVAAVLSAAAFYFATDHIMKHAADLSGSFDLYLTWKLWVCGLIGLAITALMVIITEYYTGTQFKPVQEIAKASTTGHATNIITGLAVSMKATTLPVLTIVIGILASYSLSGLYGVAIAAMSMLSLAGIIVALDSYGPITDNAGGIAEMAKLGPEIRAITDPLDAVGNTTKAVTKGYAIGSAALAAIVLFASFQQELAEAAKGAAQLMFTLDNPSVLAGLLIGGALPYLFAALCMEAVGRAGAAVVEEVRRQFREIKGIMEGTGKPEYGRCVDIVTASALREMLVPALIPVLVPIAVILLGVGHVLTKADAALMLGGVLVGSITTGIFVAISMTSGGGAWDNAKKYIEDGHYGGKGSPAHQAAVTGDTVGDPYKDTAGPAINPMIKVLNIVALLLVPFLK; via the coding sequence GTGACACAGGCCATCGCGTATAACCTCTCGATCGGCTTCGCCCTCGTTTGCGGCGTGATCGCGATCCTCTACGGCATCGTCCTCATCATGTGGGTGCTGCGCAAACCCGAGGGCTCCGACCGCATGAAAGAGATCGCCGCCGCCATTCAGGAAGGCGCGATAGCGTACATGCGCCGCCAGTACAGCACGATCGCCGTGGTGGCGGTCGTCTTGGCGGTTCTCATCTGGCTGGCGTTTCATGCGTGGCAGCCTGCCGTCGGGTTCTTGATCGGCGCGGTGTTATCGGGCGCGACCGGCTTCATCGGCATGTCGATCGCCGTGCGCGCCAACGTGCGCACCGCCGAGGCGGCCAAGGCTGGACTCGCTTCAGCGTTCGCGGTCGCCTTCCGGGGAGGCGCGATCACGGGACTGCTCGTCGTCGGCTTGGGCCTGATCGCCGTCGCCGGCTATTTCGCGATCATGCATCAGGTGTATGGCGCCGACTTGCGCGGCGCGTTGAACGCGATGATCGGCCTTGGCTTCGGCTGCTCGCTGATCTCAGTGTTCGCGCGTCTTGGCGGCGGCATCTACACGAAGGGCGCCGACGTCGGCGCAGACCTGGTCGGCAAGCTGGAAGCGGGCATCCCCGAGGACGACCCTCGCAATCCGGCCGTCATCGCCGACAACGTCGGCGACAACGTCGGGGATTGCGCCGGCATGGCGGCCGACCTGTTCGAGACGTATTGCGTGACCACCATCGCGGCGATGCTGCTCGGCGCGCTGGTGTTCGGTTCGCGGCCGGACCTCGCGCTCACCGCCGTTTTGTTCCCGCTCGCCATCGGCGGCATATCCATTTTGACGTCGATCGTCGGCACGTGGTTCGTGCGCATCCGCGGCAAGAGCATCATGGCCGCGATGTACACCGGGCTCGGCGTCGCCGCGGTGCTGTCGGCGGCTGCTTTCTACTTCGCGACGGATCACATCATGAAGCACGCCGCCGACTTGTCCGGCAGCTTCGATCTGTACCTGACGTGGAAACTGTGGGTCTGTGGCCTCATCGGCCTGGCGATCACCGCGCTGATGGTAATCATCACCGAATACTACACCGGCACGCAATTCAAACCGGTGCAAGAGATCGCCAAAGCGTCGACGACTGGCCATGCGACCAACATCATCACGGGCCTCGCCGTCTCCATGAAAGCCACCACCTTGCCGGTGCTCACCATCGTGATCGGCATTTTGGCGTCGTACTCGCTCTCCGGATTGTACGGCGTGGCCATCGCCGCCATGTCGATGCTCTCGCTGGCCGGCATCATCGTGGCGCTCGATTCGTACGGACCGATCACCGACAACGCCGGCGGCATCGCTGAAATGGCAAAACTCGGACCCGAAATCCGCGCCATCACCGACCCGCTCGATGCCGTCGGCAACACGACCAAGGCGGTCACCAAGGGCTACGCCATCGGCTCCGCGGCGCTCGCAGCGATCGTGCTGTTCGCTTCATTCCAGCAAGAGCTCGCTGAAGCGGCCAAAGGCGCCGCGCAGCTGATGTTCACGCTCGATAATCCGTCCGTGCTCGCTGGACTCCTGATCGGCGGCGCTCTCCCCTATTTGTTCGCCGCGCTGTGCATGGAAGCGGTTGGCCGCGCCGGCGCCGCGGTCGTCGAAGAGGTGCGGCGCCAATTCCGTGAGATCAAAGGCATCATGGAAGGCACGGGCAAGCCGGAATATGGGCGATGCGTCGATATCGTAACCGCGTCGGCGTTGCGCGAAATGCTCGTCCCCGCGCTCATACCGGTGTTGGTCCCGATCGCTGTCATTCTGCTTGGCGTTGGCCATGTGCTGACGAAAGCGGATGCGGCACTGATGCTTGGCGGAGTGCTGGTCGGCTCCATCACCACCGGAATTTTTGTGGCGATTTCGATGACGTCGGGCGGCGGCGCGTGGGATAACGCCAAGAAATACATCGAGGATGGCCATTACGGAGGCAAGGGCAGCCCGGCGCACCAGGCAGCCGTCACCGGCGACACGGTCGGCGATCCCTACAAAGACACCGCCGGTCCCGCCATCAACCCGATGATCAAGGTGCTCAACATCGTGGCTCTGCTGTTGGTGCCGTTCCTCAAGTAG
- the rplL gene encoding 50S ribosomal protein L7/L12, whose amino-acid sequence MANAEQMIEEIEKMTVRELHELVKALEEKFGVTAAAPMAAAAPAAAGAAAPGAEAKTEFDVILTAAGDKKINVIKVVREVVPGLGLKEAKDLVEGAPKPVKTAIAKEEAESIKAKLEEQGAKVEIK is encoded by the coding sequence ATGGCCAACGCAGAGCAAATGATCGAAGAGATCGAAAAAATGACCGTGCGCGAGCTTCACGAGCTCGTCAAGGCGCTCGAGGAGAAATTCGGCGTCACCGCCGCCGCTCCGATGGCCGCCGCCGCGCCGGCCGCCGCGGGCGCAGCTGCGCCGGGAGCCGAAGCGAAGACCGAATTCGACGTCATCCTGACCGCCGCGGGCGACAAGAAGATCAACGTCATCAAGGTCGTGCGCGAGGTCGTCCCCGGGCTGGGTCTAAAGGAAGCCAAAGACCTCGTCGAGGGCGCTCCGAAACCGGTCAAGACCGCCATCGCCAAGGAAGAGGCCGAGTCGATCAAGGCCAAGCTCGAGGAGCAGGGCGCCAAAGTCGAGATCAAATAA
- a CDS encoding M48 family metalloprotease — protein MDTSPKLDPASPRISRYCLLCGAGSLAVAGALGSIRLPALAETQAQERAIGLQVYNDLRKQNQIIDQSVYYPVLRAVGQRISTAAQPHWWPMTFVIVKGDKANAFSVPGGWLYVNETLLKNAENEEELASVVGHETGHIVLGHVMNRIHQAQTANIVGGILGLFIRNQLTATVLNLAGNYAFLNFSRQQEYQADHEGVILASKANYNPWGMIWFFNRLQKLYGDVGFEQYVQDHPSTKDRIARIEGYFKSNPTAYARWSPQITASNGLRVSGAADRLILN, from the coding sequence ATGGATACTTCACCAAAACTCGACCCCGCATCCCCTCGCATCTCTCGCTACTGCCTGCTCTGCGGAGCGGGCAGCTTGGCGGTAGCCGGGGCGCTGGGCTCGATCCGACTCCCCGCGCTCGCCGAGACGCAGGCTCAGGAGCGGGCCATCGGCCTGCAGGTCTACAACGACCTGCGCAAACAGAATCAGATCATCGACCAATCGGTCTACTACCCGGTGCTTCGCGCCGTAGGGCAGCGCATCTCGACTGCCGCGCAACCGCATTGGTGGCCCATGACCTTCGTCATCGTCAAGGGTGATAAGGCTAACGCCTTTTCCGTACCCGGCGGCTGGCTCTACGTGAATGAGACGTTGTTGAAGAACGCTGAGAACGAGGAAGAGCTGGCGAGCGTGGTAGGACATGAGACCGGCCACATCGTGCTCGGACACGTGATGAATCGCATCCACCAAGCGCAGACCGCCAATATCGTCGGCGGCATTCTCGGGCTCTTCATCCGCAACCAACTGACGGCGACGGTGCTCAACCTCGCCGGCAATTACGCTTTTCTGAACTTCTCCCGCCAGCAAGAGTACCAGGCCGACCACGAGGGCGTCATTCTCGCGTCAAAGGCGAACTACAACCCGTGGGGCATGATCTGGTTCTTCAACAGACTTCAGAAATTGTACGGCGACGTCGGCTTCGAGCAGTACGTGCAGGACCACCCGTCGACGAAGGACCGCATCGCCCGCATCGAGGGATATTTCAAGAGCAACCCGACCGCGTACGCGCGTTGGTCCCCGCAGATCACGGCGTCAAACGGCTTGCGCGTCTCCGGCGCCGCCGATCGTCTGATCCTGAACTAA
- the ftsY gene encoding signal recognition particle-docking protein FtsY, which yields MQWLSSFRDGLAKTRNDLAGHWNALLGRQMVDEAFWEEFEETLISADFGVATTEKIARDLKAAAAQQNLQTAKDVIRVFRDDVAVYLKHPALTPAAITAKPHVVLVVGVNGSGKTTTIGKLASAQRHKGRRALLISADTFRAAAGSQLEVWADRAGADIVRHKEGADPAAVVFDGLAAAKARGADVVYIDTAGRLQTKHNLMEELKKIRRIVAREVEGAPHETLLVLDATTGQNALSQAKLFHEAAEVTGIVLTKLDGTAKGGIIVAIMDQVDLPVQYVGFGEKVDQLQAFDPAAYVNALF from the coding sequence GTGCAGTGGCTTTCTTCGTTTCGCGACGGGCTCGCCAAGACGCGGAACGACCTGGCCGGGCACTGGAACGCGCTGCTCGGCCGGCAAATGGTCGACGAAGCGTTCTGGGAGGAGTTCGAGGAGACGCTCATCTCCGCCGATTTCGGGGTGGCGACGACCGAAAAGATCGCCCGCGACCTCAAGGCCGCCGCCGCGCAGCAGAATCTCCAAACGGCCAAGGACGTTATACGGGTGTTCCGGGACGACGTGGCCGTCTACCTTAAGCACCCGGCCCTAACGCCTGCCGCAATCACAGCGAAGCCGCACGTGGTGCTGGTCGTGGGCGTCAACGGCTCCGGCAAGACGACCACTATCGGCAAGCTGGCAAGCGCGCAGCGCCACAAGGGCCGCCGCGCGCTGCTGATCTCAGCCGATACCTTCCGCGCCGCCGCCGGGTCCCAGCTCGAGGTCTGGGCCGACCGTGCCGGTGCTGACATCGTGCGCCACAAGGAGGGTGCCGACCCAGCCGCAGTCGTCTTCGATGGCTTGGCGGCAGCCAAAGCGCGCGGCGCTGACGTGGTCTACATCGACACCGCGGGCAGGCTGCAAACCAAGCACAACCTAATGGAAGAGTTGAAGAAGATCAGGCGCATCGTCGCGCGCGAAGTCGAGGGCGCCCCACACGAGACCCTGCTGGTGCTGGACGCGACCACAGGACAGAACGCGCTCTCCCAAGCCAAGCTGTTCCACGAGGCGGCGGAAGTGACGGGCATCGTGCTCACGAAACTAGACGGGACGGCAAAGGGCGGTATAATCGTAGCGATCATGGACCAAGTCGACCTGCCGGTCCAGTACGTGGGCTTTGGCGAGAAGGTAGACCAGTTGCAGGCATTCGACCCCGCCGCATACGTGAACGCGTTATTTTGA